The DNA segment CTGCCGGACTTGTAGAACGCGCCAGCTCTCTCTTTGGGCAATTCCGAGTAGAAGCGGACCAGCCCGGCTCTTTCCGCGTGGAGTGAGCGAAAAATGTAGTCATGGGGACCGAGCCGAGAGAAGGGTTGACCGTCGCCGCCGGGTTGCTTCTCGCCTGAACAAGCAGTGATGAAAATGGCCTGAGTCTCGGTAGGTAGGTTCATACTCGTTCCCCGGTTGAGCGGATCATGAATGTCTGCCAGTTCCGAGTTCTTTCGCGCCATCTATCCTTGAGCAGTGAAATCGCCTGGCGTCCGAGGAGCGCGCAGGGCTCGGGCTCCTATCGGGAACCGGCCGCCGACATGATCCCGCTGACGGCTCCGCCCACTCGATCCTCCCGTGAACAGCAGGCCGCAGCGGAGCCGGCGGCCGGAGGGGAGGCCGGCGGCCGCGAGGAGCTCGGCGTAGAGCCGGACCTGGCGGACGTACTCCGGGTAGGCGGCCTCGACGGGGCCGGGGGGCGGCGGGTCGGTCTTGAAGTCGAGCACGTCCACGCGGTCGCCGGTGACGGCCACGAGGTCGGCGTAGCCCGCGATGAGCGTCCCGGCGGGGCCGGGGCCGGCGACGGGGTACTCGAGGCGGAGGTCGGGGCCAGCAGGCCGGGCGAGGCCCTCGGCGGCGCGCGCGGCCTCGGCGACGCCGACGGGCCGGAACCTCGGCCGCGCGGCCTGGCGCGCGGCCGCCTCCCACCGCCCGGCGACCTCGGCGAAGAGCGCGGCGCCGTCGCCGGGTAATGAGCCCCGCCGGAGGTCGAGGCCAGCGCGGTTCACAGTACCCTCCACCACGGCACGGCGAGCACGT comes from the Dehalococcoidia bacterium genome and includes:
- a CDS encoding PD-(D/E)XK nuclease family protein; translation: MNRAGLDLRRGSLPGDGAALFAEVAGRWEAAARQAARPRFRPVGVAEAARAAEGLARPAGPDLRLEYPVAGPGPAGTLIAGYADLVAVTGDRVDVLDFKTDPPPPGPVEAAYPEYVRQVRLYAELLAAAGLPSGRRLRCGLLFTGGSSGRSRQRDHVGGRFPIGARALRAPRTPGDFTAQG